One window from the genome of Gemmatimonadota bacterium encodes:
- a CDS encoding PTS sugar transporter subunit IIB: MIVLIRVDERLIHGQVVLGWGTRLRIDRYVVADDELAVSDWEQDIYRLGAGGVEVVFSTVSRTREQLEGWREDRTRTALLTRDVASMREVARDGVLSGCEVNLGGLYHRPGRNRRLSYVHLSKSEAACLLELENSSVRVEARDLPESAPVGLAALLS, encoded by the coding sequence TTGATCGTCCTCATACGCGTCGACGAGCGTCTGATCCACGGACAGGTAGTGCTCGGTTGGGGCACCAGGCTCAGGATCGACCGCTACGTCGTCGCGGACGACGAACTGGCGGTCTCGGACTGGGAGCAGGACATCTACCGCCTCGGCGCGGGCGGGGTCGAGGTCGTGTTCTCGACCGTGTCGCGAACGCGCGAGCAGCTCGAAGGCTGGCGCGAAGACCGGACCCGTACGGCGCTGCTCACCCGGGACGTCGCCTCCATGCGCGAAGTCGCTCGAGACGGCGTGCTGAGCGGATGCGAGGTCAACCTTGGCGGACTCTACCACCGCCCGGGGAGGAACCGGCGGCTGAGCTACGTACACCTCTCCAAGAGCGAGGCGGCCTGTCTGCTCGAACTCGAGAATTCGTCCGTCCGCGTTGAGGCCAGAGATCTTCCGGAGAGCGCACCGGTCGGCCTCGCGGCCCTACTGTCTTAG
- a CDS encoding PTS system mannose/fructose/sorbose family transporter subunit IID: MRSFLVQGSWNFRTLLGTGFAFALLPVLKKLHAGDRNALERATLRSSGYFNTHPYFSPLLLGATARLECEGTDPDEIERLKQAGGSALGGLGDALIWGALLPLSSVLALFLWFAGTASAATLAIFLVVFNFGHLLLRKWALSTG, encoded by the coding sequence ATGCGATCCTTCCTTGTGCAGGGTTCCTGGAATTTCCGCACCCTCCTGGGCACCGGCTTCGCGTTCGCGCTTCTACCCGTCCTGAAGAAGCTTCACGCAGGAGATCGCAACGCCCTAGAACGTGCGACCTTGCGCTCCTCCGGCTATTTCAACACCCACCCGTATTTCTCCCCGCTCCTGCTCGGCGCGACCGCCCGACTTGAGTGCGAGGGAACCGACCCTGATGAGATCGAGAGACTCAAGCAAGCAGGTGGGTCGGCTCTCGGAGGGCTCGGCGACGCCTTGATCTGGGGTGCGCTCCTGCCTCTTTCGTCGGTGCTGGCCCTCTTCCTCTGGTTCGCGGGCACGGCTTCGGCGGCTACCCTGGCGATTTTCCTCGTCGTCTTCAACTTCGGGCACCTGCTCCTGCGCAAATGGGCTCTCTCCACCGGCA
- a CDS encoding PTS sugar transporter subunit IIC, translating into MSPILPLLGGLLAIDSTSVGQFMISRPLVSGAVAGWALGVPMIGVAVGATLELFALATLPSGVTQLPDTTAGTLVAVACAAAGNEVGSFPFAIAFGLGWGRLGEESVQWLRSVNSRLVPELRTRTRGRVSPGRLARIHLFSITLDFARGAVVTATGAILGTATVRRIEAAWPLADRLTITLIVAAGAVSLGILAADFFEGRRAMLLVVAGVVAAALGTTVL; encoded by the coding sequence GTGTCGCCGATCCTGCCCCTGCTCGGGGGCCTGCTGGCCATCGACTCTACCTCGGTGGGCCAGTTCATGATCTCGCGCCCCCTCGTGTCCGGAGCCGTGGCCGGTTGGGCTCTCGGGGTCCCGATGATCGGCGTGGCCGTGGGCGCGACCTTGGAGCTCTTCGCGCTCGCCACGCTTCCCAGCGGCGTGACGCAACTCCCCGACACCACCGCAGGCACGCTGGTAGCCGTGGCCTGTGCTGCAGCCGGGAACGAGGTCGGCTCCTTCCCCTTCGCCATAGCGTTCGGGCTGGGCTGGGGACGGCTGGGCGAGGAATCCGTGCAATGGCTTCGCTCCGTCAACTCGAGGCTGGTCCCCGAGCTGAGGACGCGGACGCGCGGGCGGGTCAGCCCCGGCCGGCTCGCCCGCATCCATCTCTTTTCCATCACTCTCGATTTCGCGCGCGGCGCCGTGGTGACCGCCACCGGAGCAATCCTGGGGACGGCGACGGTGAGACGAATCGAAGCGGCGTGGCCGCTGGCCGATCGGCTCACGATCACGCTGATCGTCGCTGCGGGAGCGGTCTCGCTCGGCATTCTCGCCGCAGATTTCTTCGAGGGTCGGCGCGCAATGCTCCTGGTGGTGGCGGGAGTTGTCGCGGCCGCCCTGGGGACGACGGTCCTGTGA